The Antarctobacter heliothermus genome includes a window with the following:
- a CDS encoding ABC transporter permease, producing the protein MKKPLQTLWLTAILILLYVPILSVILASLANTRYMRFPHRNWSIGAYTDAFSQHETLVLHLVSFKVAALVTILSLLLATLGAMAFARYDWRGRSIYQKLVVLPIFFPQPVLGLAMLLFFSALGITPSWKTAVFAHLVWILPIVTLVISIRLFGYDPAQEDAARDLGASRWQVLREVTLPHLAPGLISGGLFAFLLSWSNLPLSIFTTGADTTLPEWLFSRVATNYAPVVSAIAVIGTLASVAIGLVVLAALRMQRRAARQSSSASASISTS; encoded by the coding sequence ATGAAAAAACCGCTCCAGACGCTCTGGCTGACCGCCATCCTGATCCTGCTGTATGTGCCGATCCTGTCGGTGATCCTCGCCAGTCTGGCCAATACGCGCTACATGCGGTTTCCGCATCGCAACTGGTCCATCGGGGCCTATACGGACGCGTTTTCCCAGCATGAGACGCTGGTGCTGCACTTGGTGTCCTTCAAGGTTGCAGCGCTGGTGACGATCCTGTCCCTGCTTCTGGCAACGCTGGGGGCAATGGCCTTTGCCCGCTATGATTGGCGCGGGCGGTCGATCTATCAAAAACTGGTAGTGCTGCCGATCTTCTTTCCGCAGCCGGTGCTTGGCCTTGCCATGCTGCTGTTCTTTTCGGCGCTTGGCATCACGCCCAGCTGGAAAACCGCCGTCTTTGCGCATCTGGTCTGGATTCTGCCCATCGTCACGCTGGTGATCTCGATCCGGCTGTTCGGCTATGATCCAGCCCAAGAAGACGCTGCCCGCGATCTGGGGGCCTCACGCTGGCAAGTCCTGCGCGAAGTCACCCTGCCCCATCTGGCCCCCGGCCTGATTTCCGGCGGGCTGTTCGCCTTTCTGCTGTCGTGGTCGAACCTGCCACTGTCGATCTTTACCACCGGGGCCGATACCACTCTGCCTGAATGGCTGTTCAGCCGCGTGGCGACGAACTATGCGCCTGTTGTCTCGGCCATTGCGGTGATCGGCACGCTGGCCTCTGTCGCCATTGGGTTGGTGGTGCTGGCGGCGCTGCGGATGCAGCGCCGCGCCGCGCGTC
- a CDS encoding ABC transporter permease, translated as MNPRFLGPLFMAPVALFLLVGFATPIVIVGWYSLMEPRSFGLTSDLTLANYRSALTEGYGAPFYWSILGAFVTTLSCAVIAWPTAKMLHARAGRGAAVITGLIAVPIFVSESVRLFGLSLFLMPGGGILAGSLKALFGVSIGTVLNTKLAVYLGLLYVHFPFMLFPLLLGVALIPQDRVDAARDLGANRWQVLREVELPLALPGLAIGALLTFVLCIGANAESAILGGQAVTVVTRAIEQRFSYAQDWPMGAALTMLVTLVTALVVFPVLSRVDLNRLIRR; from the coding sequence ATGAACCCGCGTTTCCTTGGCCCGCTGTTCATGGCTCCGGTGGCGCTGTTTCTGCTGGTGGGGTTTGCCACCCCCATCGTGATCGTCGGCTGGTATTCCCTGATGGAACCGCGCAGTTTTGGCCTGACCAGCGACTTGACGCTGGCCAATTACCGCTCCGCCCTGACAGAAGGCTACGGCGCGCCGTTCTACTGGTCGATCCTTGGGGCGTTTGTTACGACGCTGAGCTGCGCGGTCATCGCATGGCCCACCGCCAAGATGCTGCACGCCCGCGCCGGACGCGGCGCAGCCGTCATCACCGGGCTGATCGCGGTGCCGATCTTTGTCAGCGAATCCGTGCGGTTGTTTGGCTTGTCCCTGTTCCTGATGCCCGGCGGCGGCATCCTTGCCGGGTCGCTCAAGGCGCTGTTTGGGGTGTCCATCGGCACGGTGCTGAACACGAAACTGGCCGTCTATCTCGGGCTGCTTTATGTGCATTTCCCCTTCATGCTGTTTCCGCTTTTGCTGGGTGTCGCGCTGATCCCGCAGGACCGCGTGGACGCCGCCCGCGATCTCGGTGCCAATCGCTGGCAGGTGTTGCGAGAGGTCGAGTTGCCTCTTGCCCTGCCCGGCCTCGCCATCGGCGCGCTGCTGACCTTTGTCCTGTGCATCGGGGCCAATGCGGAATCCGCCATCCTTGGTGGTCAGGCCGTGACCGTTGTCACCCGCGCGATCGAGCAACGCTTTTCCTACGCGCAAGACTGGCCAATGGGTGCGGCGCTGACCATGCTGGTGACGCTTGTCACCGCGTTGGTGGTCTTTCCGGTGCTGTCCCGCGTCGATCTCAACCGCCTGATACGCCGATGA
- a CDS encoding ABC transporter ATP-binding protein has product MTGTPADDKPALSLQGLSRRFGDTHALRDVSLDISEGEFFTIVGPSGSGKTTLLRILAGLDRPTSGALLLRGQDVTAQPPNKRPTAMVFQSLALFDHRSVGQNVEFAMKMRGVNAADRKARALELLDLVRLGAEYYGKPVTQCSGGERQRVALARALASDPEILFFDEPLSALDYRLRKTLEVELRSLQRRTGRTFVYITHSLEEAMIMSDRIGIMRDGGLVQVGTPSEIYDRPRDRFVARFMGEVNILTVRDERLTELDTPLPGFADSHLILRPEALHKVGPGVAIETKVLERFQLGSRVQLHLDTPAGLMIAEQPAACPLHPGDSARFYFDPDAAHKVTE; this is encoded by the coding sequence ATGACCGGCACCCCTGCCGACGACAAACCCGCGCTCAGCCTGCAAGGGCTGAGCCGCCGCTTTGGCGACACCCACGCCCTGCGGGATGTGTCACTGGACATTTCCGAGGGCGAGTTTTTTACCATCGTCGGGCCGTCCGGGTCCGGCAAGACAACCCTGTTGCGCATTTTGGCCGGGCTGGACAGGCCGACCTCTGGCGCGCTGTTGTTGCGTGGACAGGATGTCACCGCCCAGCCGCCCAACAAGCGCCCGACGGCGATGGTGTTTCAATCCCTCGCACTGTTCGATCATCGCAGCGTCGGGCAGAACGTCGAATTTGCCATGAAAATGCGCGGCGTCAACGCGGCCGACCGCAAGGCACGCGCGCTGGAACTGTTGGACCTCGTGCGCTTGGGGGCCGAATACTATGGCAAGCCGGTCACGCAGTGCTCTGGCGGCGAACGGCAGCGCGTGGCGCTGGCGCGTGCGTTGGCCTCTGACCCTGAAATCCTGTTTTTTGACGAACCGCTTTCGGCGTTGGATTACCGCCTGCGCAAGACTCTGGAGGTTGAACTGCGCAGCCTGCAACGCCGCACCGGGCGCACCTTTGTCTACATCACCCACAGCCTCGAAGAGGCGATGATCATGTCGGATCGCATCGGCATCATGCGCGACGGCGGATTGGTACAGGTCGGCACCCCGTCAGAGATCTACGACCGCCCCCGCGACCGTTTCGTGGCGCGGTTCATGGGTGAGGTGAACATCCTGACGGTCCGCGACGAACGGTTGACGGAACTGGACACGCCCCTGCCCGGTTTTGCCGACAGCCACTTGATCCTGCGGCCAGAGGCGCTGCACAAGGTCGGGCCCGGCGTGGCAATCGAAACCAAAGTGCTGGAACGGTTTCAGCTAGGATCTCGCGTGCAACTGCATCTGGACACGCCCGCGGGGCTGATGATTGCCGAACAGCCCGCCGCCTGCCCGTTGCATCCCGGAGACAGCGCGCGGTTCTACTTTGACCCCGACGCCGCCCACAAGGTGACGGAATGA
- a CDS encoding ABC transporter substrate-binding protein: MKKRPTLPASLRNPMSGALNRRQMMGGMAAGLAAAGMPQTALSQQDQIALLTWDAYADPRLLDMWRKETGKDIRYEIHISDPTSVNRLRAGETSVWNFVNLNNPWARQVMWPENLIYDLPRERFEPLYAQMFEKFAMPYDWALSQDGNHLLGVVQRFETFDFCVNSDVISPATAKDEGWDLFNNPDFAGRYGILAYEDWNVMDICMGAGIHPFKAKTEDDYAKFEETARRWINNAKMITTDFVQLNLAMLNGEIDLYFTGGTYTASSARAEGATNIYAITPNSGPADGKGGINWIELNSAVANPTGKEATFDFLEWITTPDAAEIVARGNGNLQPVAQMAQDEVLSRFSADELDAIQWDEFDERISNAVEFDIIPDYDRLYDIYSAAIRDRG, translated from the coding sequence ATGAAGAAGAGACCGACACTGCCCGCATCCCTGCGCAACCCTATGTCGGGCGCGCTGAACCGGCGTCAGATGATGGGGGGCATGGCCGCCGGTCTTGCTGCCGCCGGGATGCCGCAGACCGCGCTTTCGCAGCAGGACCAGATCGCGCTGCTGACCTGGGACGCCTACGCCGACCCGCGCTTGCTGGATATGTGGCGCAAGGAAACCGGCAAGGATATCCGGTACGAGATCCACATCAGCGACCCGACCTCTGTCAACCGCCTGCGCGCGGGTGAGACATCGGTCTGGAACTTCGTCAACCTGAACAACCCTTGGGCGCGTCAGGTGATGTGGCCGGAAAACCTGATCTACGATCTGCCCCGCGAGCGTTTTGAACCGCTATACGCACAGATGTTTGAAAAATTCGCCATGCCGTATGACTGGGCCCTGTCTCAGGATGGCAACCACCTGCTGGGCGTCGTGCAACGGTTCGAGACCTTCGATTTCTGCGTCAACTCCGACGTGATCTCGCCCGCTACCGCCAAGGACGAAGGATGGGATCTTTTCAACAACCCTGACTTTGCCGGCCGCTACGGTATCCTCGCCTATGAGGATTGGAACGTGATGGACATCTGCATGGGCGCGGGCATTCACCCGTTCAAAGCCAAGACAGAGGACGACTACGCCAAGTTCGAAGAGACCGCCCGGCGATGGATCAACAACGCCAAGATGATCACCACAGATTTCGTGCAGCTGAACCTTGCCATGTTGAACGGTGAGATCGACCTCTATTTCACTGGTGGCACTTATACCGCCAGTTCAGCCCGCGCCGAGGGCGCGACGAACATCTATGCCATCACGCCCAATTCCGGCCCCGCCGACGGCAAGGGCGGCATCAATTGGATCGAGCTCAACTCTGCCGTCGCCAATCCGACCGGCAAGGAGGCGACCTTCGATTTCCTTGAATGGATCACCACCCCTGATGCGGCGGAAATCGTGGCGCGCGGCAATGGCAACCTGCAACCTGTCGCCCAGATGGCCCAAGATGAGGTGCTCAGCCGTTTCTCGGCAGATGAACTGGACGCAATCCAGTGGGATGAATTCGACGAGCGTATCTCTAACGCGGTCGAATTTGACATCATCCCCGACTACGACCGGCTCTATGACATCTATTCGGCAGCCATCCGTGATCGCGGCTGA
- a CDS encoding glutamine synthetase family protein, with the protein MPTPLVMACTSDLSGLVRGKGFALDDLDRRIRGGIGWTPTNAQITCFDGIAPSPFGSVGDVTLWPDRDALFDAPIPGGPPLRMILGDIRNRDGTAWMACTRGHLRAAIAQLERAARAQFLVTFEHEFTLTDLDGGAGFSLAGFHAAQPFAEDLMHALQSAGMTPDSFLREYGPGQFEVTLAPKPALRAADEAIALREITRAVARAHGHQASFGPLPDAANVGNGVHIHLSLWEGETPVTHDPNGPAGLSPRAAQAAAGIVTHMPAITALTAASVASYHRLTPHRWSAAYANLAVQDREAGLRICPVTATDPERIARQFNYEYRAADATASPWLALSALIHAAADGIESALPCPTPTTGDQSELDDSALRARGIHPLPRALSDALDLMRSDAALADWYGAEFLALYTAHKQHEATEVADLETAEMLARYAQTY; encoded by the coding sequence ATGCCCACTCCACTTGTCATGGCCTGCACCAGCGATCTGTCCGGACTGGTCCGCGGCAAGGGGTTTGCGTTGGACGATCTGGACCGCCGTATCCGGGGCGGCATCGGCTGGACCCCGACCAATGCCCAGATCACCTGTTTCGACGGAATTGCGCCGTCGCCCTTCGGGTCGGTGGGGGATGTAACGCTCTGGCCGGACCGGGACGCGCTGTTTGACGCGCCCATACCCGGCGGCCCGCCGTTACGGATGATCCTTGGCGATATTCGCAACCGGGACGGCACCGCGTGGATGGCCTGCACGCGCGGCCACCTGCGCGCCGCCATCGCACAGCTGGAACGGGCGGCTAGGGCGCAGTTTCTTGTGACCTTCGAACATGAGTTCACCTTGACCGATCTCGACGGTGGCGCTGGTTTTTCGCTGGCTGGTTTCCACGCCGCGCAGCCCTTTGCCGAGGATCTGATGCATGCGTTGCAGTCTGCCGGGATGACGCCAGACAGCTTTTTGCGGGAATACGGTCCCGGCCAGTTCGAGGTCACGCTGGCCCCGAAACCCGCGCTGCGCGCTGCGGATGAGGCAATTGCATTGCGTGAGATCACCCGCGCCGTCGCCCGTGCGCATGGCCATCAGGCCAGCTTTGGCCCGCTGCCCGATGCGGCCAACGTCGGCAATGGCGTCCACATCCACCTTAGTCTGTGGGAGGGCGAAACGCCCGTGACCCATGACCCGAACGGTCCCGCCGGGCTGTCACCTCGCGCCGCGCAGGCCGCCGCCGGAATCGTCACCCACATGCCCGCGATCACCGCGCTGACTGCCGCGTCTGTGGCCAGCTATCACCGCCTGACTCCACACCGATGGAGCGCGGCCTACGCCAATCTTGCGGTTCAGGACCGCGAGGCAGGGTTGCGCATTTGCCCGGTGACCGCGACCGATCCAGAGCGCATTGCGCGCCAGTTCAACTATGAGTACCGCGCGGCCGATGCCACCGCCTCTCCTTGGCTGGCGCTGTCGGCGCTGATCCATGCCGCCGCCGACGGGATCGAATCCGCCCTGCCCTGCCCCACGCCAACCACGGGCGACCAGTCAGAGTTGGACGACTCTGCCTTGCGTGCGCGGGGCATCCACCCGCTGCCCCGTGCGCTATCCGATGCGCTGGACCTGATGCGGTCGGACGCGGCCCTAGCAGACTGGTACGGCGCCGAGTTCCTGGCGCTATACACGGCGCACAAACAACATGAGGCGACCGAGGTCGCAGACCTTGAGACAGCCGAAATGCTTGCCCGCTACGCACAGACCTACTGA
- a CDS encoding N-formylglutamate amidohydrolase: MLFSENDPAPVLSHGVSDGGGILLTCEHAGHAVPSALGDLGVPQADLRDHIGWDPGALAVAQVLADRLQTRLVAQRYSRLVIDCNRPRSAPDLIPEVSDTRAVPGNVALSVEDRDRRWHLTHQPFHAEVAHQRALHRALLSIHSFTPQKRDGAPRATQIGVLARDGNRLFTHLMTELPTLWPGQVVANDPYEIEDDSDYTIPVHAERHGLPHALLEIRNDLIADAAGVIRMAEALSAALKGYRL; this comes from the coding sequence GTGCTATTCTCAGAAAATGATCCCGCGCCGGTCCTGTCACATGGCGTATCCGATGGCGGTGGAATCCTGCTGACATGTGAACACGCGGGCCATGCGGTGCCCTCGGCGCTGGGGGATCTGGGGGTGCCGCAGGCGGATCTGCGCGATCACATCGGCTGGGATCCGGGCGCATTGGCTGTGGCACAGGTGCTGGCGGATCGCCTGCAGACCCGTCTTGTGGCGCAGCGTTACTCCCGGCTGGTGATCGACTGCAACCGCCCGCGCTCCGCGCCGGACCTGATCCCAGAGGTGTCGGACACGCGCGCCGTGCCGGGAAATGTAGCCTTATCGGTCGAGGATCGAGATCGCCGCTGGCACCTGACGCACCAGCCATTTCACGCTGAGGTCGCACACCAGCGGGCGCTGCACCGCGCCCTGCTGTCGATCCACAGTTTCACGCCGCAAAAACGCGACGGCGCGCCGCGCGCCACCCAAATCGGGGTGCTGGCACGGGACGGCAACCGCCTGTTCACGCATCTAATGACGGAACTGCCGACCCTTTGGCCCGGCCAGGTGGTGGCCAACGACCCCTATGAGATCGAAGACGACTCGGACTATACGATCCCCGTTCACGCAGAGCGCCATGGCCTGCCGCACGCACTGCTGGAAATCCGCAACGACTTGATCGCCGACGCGGCGGGGGTGATCCGCATGGCCGAAGCCCTCTCCGCAGCCCTGAAAGGATACCGCCTGTGA
- a CDS encoding isochorismatase family cysteine hydrolase — translation MTQPFLSTTSRNIPLQKGRVAVLFVDVQNFCLHAKGGEIRDATEDERRETLMPFIARFRAETLPKMQALQQAARKAGVEVMYTTIESLTKDGRDRSLDYKITGFNVPKGSFDAKVIDEIAPGEDEIVLPKSSSSVFVSTHIDYVLRNLGVAQLVIAGVLTDQCVESAIRDACDLGYLITQVTDACATYTQERQDASLRAIKGYCRQVTVDQLLPEFAALSTQA, via the coding sequence GTGACCCAGCCTTTCCTGTCCACAACCAGCCGCAACATTCCCTTGCAAAAGGGCCGGGTGGCCGTGCTTTTCGTGGATGTTCAAAACTTTTGCCTGCACGCGAAGGGCGGCGAGATCCGCGACGCGACAGAGGATGAACGGCGCGAAACACTGATGCCCTTCATTGCCCGCTTTCGCGCGGAGACTTTGCCCAAGATGCAGGCCCTGCAACAGGCTGCCCGAAAGGCCGGGGTCGAGGTGATGTACACGACCATCGAAAGCCTGACCAAGGACGGGCGGGACCGCAGCCTTGACTACAAGATCACCGGCTTCAACGTGCCCAAGGGGTCGTTTGACGCCAAGGTGATCGACGAAATCGCGCCGGGTGAGGATGAGATCGTCTTGCCGAAATCGTCGTCGTCGGTCTTTGTCTCGACCCATATCGACTATGTTCTGCGCAATCTGGGTGTGGCGCAGCTGGTCATTGCCGGGGTGCTGACGGATCAATGCGTCGAAAGCGCAATCCGGGACGCCTGTGACCTGGGCTATCTGATCACACAGGTCACGGATGCCTGCGCAACCTATACGCAAGAACGGCAAGACGCCTCGCTGCGCGCCATCAAAGGATATTGCCGTCAGGTCACGGTGGATCAACTGCTGCCGGAATTTGCCGCTTTGTCCACGCAAGCGTGA
- a CDS encoding IS110 family transposase has translation MAETPETSHVVGGVDTHKDLHVAAVVDHYDRVLGTESFPTTRHGYRLMLIWMRSFGDLQRVGIECSGSYGAGLLRYLQTAGVEVLEVVTAPDKNERRRRGKNDDFDAESAAHAAFTERRTVTPRSRDGMVESLRVLRVCRKTAVQARRIALQMIQTTIICAPDRLREPLRKMTRMQLIRTLAAWRPDLTAFRQVEEAYRISLKSLARRYLELHDEIADLDDMIEAIVKDLAPELLEQIAIGLNSAAQLLLTAGDNPERLKSEASFAALCGVSPVPASSGKTVRHRLNRGGDRAANSAIHIIAIGRLRLDPRTQAYVAKRIAAGNSKLEAIRSLKRYIAREVFGIIMRRYKEINQTQIAA, from the coding sequence ATGGCTGAAACCCCTGAAACATCTCACGTCGTCGGAGGCGTCGATACCCACAAGGATTTACATGTTGCAGCTGTCGTAGATCATTACGACCGCGTGCTCGGCACCGAGAGCTTTCCCACGACCCGTCATGGCTATCGCTTGATGTTGATCTGGATGCGGTCTTTCGGGGATCTGCAACGCGTCGGCATCGAATGTTCGGGCAGCTATGGCGCAGGGTTGCTGCGCTATTTGCAGACAGCTGGTGTCGAAGTTCTGGAGGTGGTCACTGCCCCTGACAAAAACGAGCGCCGTCGCCGCGGCAAGAACGACGACTTCGACGCAGAAAGTGCGGCCCATGCCGCCTTCACCGAACGGCGCACTGTCACACCGAGAAGCCGTGACGGTATGGTCGAAAGCCTCCGTGTTCTAAGGGTTTGCCGAAAGACAGCCGTTCAGGCGCGCCGCATTGCTTTGCAAATGATCCAGACGACGATCATCTGTGCCCCCGATAGATTGCGAGAACCCCTACGTAAGATGACGCGAATGCAGTTGATCCGCACACTGGCAGCTTGGCGGCCCGATCTCACGGCCTTTCGGCAGGTCGAAGAAGCCTATCGCATCTCGCTCAAATCCCTGGCGCGGCGTTACCTCGAACTGCATGACGAGATCGCCGATCTGGATGACATGATCGAAGCCATCGTCAAAGATCTTGCCCCAGAGCTACTCGAACAGATCGCGATCGGCCTGAACAGCGCGGCGCAGCTGCTGCTGACGGCTGGAGACAATCCGGAGCGGTTGAAATCCGAAGCCAGCTTTGCCGCCCTTTGCGGCGTCAGTCCCGTGCCTGCGTCTTCTGGCAAAACTGTCCGGCACAGGTTGAACAGAGGCGGTGATCGCGCAGCCAATAGTGCGATCCACATTATCGCCATCGGACGTTTGCGACTGGACCCACGCACTCAAGCCTACGTTGCCAAACGGATCGCTGCCGGAAACTCGAAACTGGAAGCCATTCGCAGCCTCAAACGTTATATCGCGCGCGAAGTCTTCGGCATCATCATGCGCCGCTACAAAGAGATCAATCAGACACAAATCGCCGCTTGA
- a CDS encoding transposase has product MGRTLINGGGKIPWQVSAKRRLWRKIHIGVDEQTLEIRAIEITGSNVGDAPMLPELLDQIPADVEICSVTADGAYDTRRCHDAVADRGADAVVIPPRKNGRPWKPSYGRRDRQKRGAARLEIPRPRHLAKMDRFSQRWSRDFGPGAKL; this is encoded by the coding sequence TTGGGCCGGACTCTAATCAACGGTGGAGGAAAAATCCCGTGGCAGGTCAGCGCGAAACGCCGTCTGTGGCGCAAGATTCACATCGGCGTCGATGAACAAACGCTGGAGATCCGGGCCATCGAGATCACCGGCAGCAATGTCGGTGACGCGCCCATGCTGCCCGAGCTCCTTGACCAGATCCCCGCTGATGTGGAGATCTGCTCGGTCACGGCAGACGGAGCCTACGACACGCGCAGGTGCCACGACGCCGTCGCAGACCGAGGCGCCGATGCTGTTGTCATACCGCCACGCAAGAACGGCAGGCCCTGGAAGCCATCGTACGGCCGGCGCGATCGCCAGAAACGAGGCGCTGCGCGCCTCGAAATACCTCGGCCGCGCCATCTGGCGAAAATGGACCGGTTTTCACAGAGGTGGTCGCGGGATTTCGGACCAGGTGCTAAGCTGTAG
- a CDS encoding patatin-like phospholipase family protein — MPKIPTRRTVLAGLAMTALSACTNRSAVTMSTQSTTQAMARTIPRSMPRSMTAPDPLVRFRFFADAGPDVWERHLQPPKTDGGLCVLALSGGGEDGAFGAGALAGWSAAGTRPDFDMVTGISTGALIAPFAYLGPDHDDALRRIFTQHDAGDIMKLQPLKVPFSDALYDTTPLARLIEAFTPPTFLQAIADRHATGARLFVVTSDLDRSRAVVWNMGEIAKSGQYDLFRAILRASAALPGLFSPVTLTYSVGDATFAETHLDGGVHMQFLAIPQFAYTSTHRKLPGGALYLLINNTLDPAPTTVSRSALAISQHALTTSIRANALAEVNATRSLSRANGIDLHVASVDPESGVVYDPSDRFSSTYMNALYSHGFERGIGRTLWSAS; from the coding sequence ATGCCCAAGATCCCGACACGCAGAACGGTGCTGGCCGGACTTGCGATGACGGCACTTTCCGCCTGCACTAACCGGTCTGCGGTGACCATGTCGACCCAGTCCACGACGCAGGCCATGGCTCGAACCATTCCTCGATCCATGCCTCGGTCCATGACGGCGCCGGACCCGCTGGTCCGCTTTCGCTTTTTCGCCGATGCCGGACCAGACGTCTGGGAACGCCACCTGCAACCGCCCAAGACGGATGGCGGTCTGTGCGTTCTGGCGCTGTCGGGCGGTGGCGAAGACGGCGCTTTCGGCGCGGGCGCGCTGGCCGGGTGGTCGGCCGCCGGAACCCGGCCGGACTTCGACATGGTCACGGGCATTTCCACCGGGGCCCTGATCGCACCCTTCGCCTATCTTGGCCCCGATCATGACGACGCCCTGCGCCGCATCTTCACCCAGCACGACGCTGGTGACATCATGAAGCTGCAACCTCTGAAGGTGCCGTTCAGCGACGCGCTTTACGACACGACGCCGCTGGCCCGTCTGATCGAAGCCTTCACGCCCCCCACCTTCCTTCAAGCCATTGCGGATCGCCACGCGACCGGAGCACGTCTGTTCGTCGTGACCTCTGACCTTGATCGGTCGCGCGCCGTGGTCTGGAACATGGGCGAAATCGCGAAGTCAGGCCAGTACGACCTGTTTCGCGCGATCTTGCGTGCCTCTGCCGCGCTGCCGGGCCTGTTTTCACCAGTCACGCTGACATACAGTGTCGGGGATGCGACCTTTGCCGAAACCCATCTCGATGGCGGTGTCCACATGCAGTTTCTGGCGATACCGCAGTTCGCCTATACCTCCACGCACCGCAAACTGCCCGGCGGTGCATTGTACCTGCTGATCAACAACACGCTCGATCCCGCGCCGACGACTGTGTCAAGATCGGCGCTGGCGATTTCGCAACATGCCTTGACCACAAGCATCCGGGCCAACGCACTGGCCGAGGTCAACGCAACCAGATCCTTGTCCCGCGCCAACGGGATTGACCTGCACGTCGCGTCCGTCGACCCTGAGTCCGGAGTTGTCTATGATCCCTCCGACCGTTTTTCCTCGACCTATATGAATGCCCTCTACAGTCACGGCTTCGAGCGCGGAATTGGTCGCACGCTCTGGTCGGCCAGTTGA
- a CDS encoding YHYH protein has protein sequence MKHHSRKVRLLVTAAILCTPQIAAAHPDLAEFEQTAFVEHPTTVDCTLTDGTAATCYEITVGYKPADLEIGPFCPATLNDAGGIWDWTGENAKLYRIDEAFLRMLDDLGYRFFDDDGAVHIVDNATDRPTVDHACINVSPAEDVTITMLLPVDPVMADQPTRLGTVGKVGVALDGVPIFSDAPSIQATGHMPALDICGGHVDPGGWYHWHATSTDIETTYGAAGVDAACALTQDSGALFGYAFDGFAMFGSTEADGATPAGLDACNGHVGATALGETYHYHASVDFPNLPPCLVGVQAADNFSTTATAGVGATRAGADGRNEPPRPTDGGPGQMPPGFDEAAAKLGISTDRLMEALQSSGPGRPDLAAAAKALGITEDALRTVLPPPPGQ, from the coding sequence ATGAAACACCACTCACGGAAAGTTCGCCTCTTGGTGACCGCCGCAATCCTGTGCACGCCACAGATTGCGGCGGCTCATCCCGATTTGGCGGAGTTCGAACAGACCGCCTTTGTCGAACACCCCACAACGGTCGACTGCACGCTGACCGACGGTACGGCAGCCACCTGCTACGAGATCACGGTAGGCTACAAGCCGGCTGACCTGGAGATCGGACCGTTCTGCCCCGCCACCCTGAACGACGCGGGCGGCATCTGGGACTGGACCGGCGAGAACGCCAAGCTGTACCGGATCGACGAGGCCTTTCTACGGATGCTCGACGATCTGGGGTATCGCTTTTTCGACGACGACGGGGCTGTGCATATCGTCGACAATGCCACCGATAGACCCACCGTCGACCACGCCTGCATCAATGTCTCTCCCGCCGAGGACGTGACCATCACCATGCTCTTGCCGGTCGATCCCGTCATGGCCGATCAGCCAACCCGCCTGGGCACTGTCGGCAAGGTCGGCGTGGCGCTGGACGGCGTCCCGATCTTTTCCGACGCGCCCAGCATCCAGGCGACGGGGCACATGCCCGCGCTGGATATCTGCGGCGGCCATGTCGACCCCGGCGGATGGTATCACTGGCACGCGACATCGACGGATATCGAAACGACCTATGGCGCTGCGGGCGTCGATGCTGCCTGTGCGCTGACACAGGACAGCGGGGCGCTGTTCGGGTATGCCTTCGACGGCTTTGCAATGTTTGGCAGCACCGAGGCGGATGGTGCCACGCCCGCCGGTCTGGACGCCTGCAACGGCCACGTCGGCGCGACGGCGCTTGGCGAAACCTATCACTACCACGCTTCCGTGGACTTCCCGAACCTGCCGCCCTGCCTCGTGGGTGTGCAGGCCGCCGACAACTTCTCGACAACGGCCACCGCCGGTGTTGGTGCCACGCGGGCGGGTGCGGATGGCCGCAACGAACCTCCGCGTCCCACGGATGGCGGGCCGGGCCAGATGCCCCCGGGGTTCGACGAAGCGGCGGCAAAGCTGGGCATTTCGACAGACAGGTTGATGGAGGCGCTGCAATCGTCAGGTCCCGGTCGTCCCGATCTTGCCGCTGCCGCGAAGGCCCTCGGCATCACCGAGGACGCTCTGCGCACCGTTCTCCCGCCGCCGCCGGGACAGTAA